One window of the Colletotrichum destructivum chromosome 6, complete sequence genome contains the following:
- a CDS encoding Putative YjgF/YER057c/UK114 family, RutC-like superfamily protein produces MPSAQFFNYPGTEANAEQYHYSQAVKLGNTIRTSGQGGWDENGKVTADLERQISLAFDNVLKALQAVDSRLSFNDIYAVRSYHIDMDASFDLMTAQFKSLFPNHRPIWTCVQIGKLGLEGMQVEVEVEASIPA; encoded by the coding sequence ATGCCTTCCGCCCAGTTTTTCAACTACCCCGGAACGGAGGCCAATGCCGAGCAGTACCACTACTCCCAGGCGGTCAAACTAGGAAACACAATCCGCACTTCAGGCCAGGGCGGCTGGGACGAGAATGGGAAAGTCACGGCCGACCTTGAGAGGCAGATCAGCCTTGCCTTTGACAACGTTCTGAAGGCCCTTCAAGCCGTCGACTCCCGTCTATCGTTTAATGACATCTACGCCGTCCGCTCCTACCACATCGACATGGACGCAAGCTTCGACCTCATGACGGCGCAGTTCAAAAGCCTGTTTCCCAACCACCGGCCTATCTGGACATGTGTACAGATTGGAAAGCTTGGACTGGAAGGCATGCAGGTGGAGGTTGAGGTCGAGGCGTCGATTCCCGCTTGA
- a CDS encoding Putative alcohol dehydrogenase, zinc-type, GroES-like superfamily, NAD(P)-binding domain superfamily, with protein MRALVYDSLNSVSLREKPLPSLASPTDAIVKVTKTTICGTDLHIRKGDVATCQPGRTLGHEGVGIIHSTGTSVSRFKQGDRVLISCISSCATCEYCRRGMYSHCTSGGWILGNTIDGTQAEYVRIPHAESSLHLIPDGADDAALVMLSDIFPTGLECGVLNGKVQPGGTVVIVGSGPVGLAAIITAQMYSPSQVIAIDLDAKRLEVARQFGATDTINSAEADAVAKVKALTEGKGADSVIEAVGIPATFDLCQSLLAPGGVLANVGVHGTKVDLHLQNLWDKNIAITTRLVDTATTPMLLKLVQSGKLKPSLLITHRFKLGDMEKAYETFGEASKHGALKVVIDVD; from the exons ATGAGAGCCCTTGTCTATGATAGCCTCAACTCAGTATCCTTGCGGGAAAAACCGCTTCCATCATTAGCATCCCCCACCGATGCCATTGTTAAAGTCACTAAAACCACTATTTGCGGTACAGACCTTCACATCCGCAAAGGCGACGTTGCAACCTGCCAACCAGGAAGAACTCTGGGCCATGAGGGCGTTGGAATCATCCATTCCACTGGAACCTCGGTATCCCGCTTCAAACAAGGCGACCGCGTCCTGATCTCTTGCATCTCCAGTTGCGCGACTTGCGAGTACTGCCGCAGGGGGATGTACAGCCACTGCACGTCGGGGGGATGGATCCTCGGAAACACCATTGATGGCACCCAGGCCGAGTACGTCCGTATTCCCCATGCCGAATCAAGCCTCCATCTGATCCCTGACGGTGCTGACGACGCGGCGTTGGTGATGCTGAGCGACATCTTCCCCACCGGCCTCGAATGCGGTGTACTCAATGGAAAGGTGCAGCCCGGCGGCACGGTAGTCATTGTGGGCTCCGGACCCGTTGGACtggcggccatcatcaccgcaCAGATGTACTCGCCGTCTCAGGTCATTGCTATCGACTTGGATGCCAAGAGGCTCGAGGTGGCGCGGCAGTTTGGCGCAACCGACACGATCAACAGCGCGGAGGCCGATGCTGTtgccaaggtcaaggccTTGACGGAGGGAAAAGGTGCTGATTCCGTCATTGAAGCAGTCGGAATCCCAGCCACTTTTGATCTCTGCCAGAGCTTGCTTGCCCCTGGTGGTGTCTTGGCCAACGTGGGTGTGCACGGAACCAAGGTGGACCTCCATCTCCAGAATCTTTGGGACAAGAACATCG CAATCACGACCAGACTTGTGGACACCGCCACAACGCCCATGCTGTTGAAGTTGGTCCAGTCTGGAAAGTTGAAGCCTTCGCTATTGATTACCCACC GCTTCAAACTAGGTGACATGGAAAAGGCTTACGAGACATTTGGCGAAGCTTCTAAGCACGGGGCCTTGAAGGTCGTCATTGATGTCGACTAA
- a CDS encoding Putative Ion channel regulatory protein, UNC-93 has translation MAEESPKSAPADVQDVVSEEAAVKRVWYHSTLFNAFVIGGVGFMAPGLWNAMNALGAGGAQEPFLVNAANALVFGLMGFLCLFGGPIANRIGLSWTLLLGAVGYPLYSAGLYTNNRFGNVWFVLVGAAACGISAGLFWASEGAVALGYPEPSKRGKYMNIWLWFRTGGPLVGGAIVLALNNNAAAKTKGKVGSQTYLVFIALQCMSVPLALALSPPEKVQRSDGSKVIIKAEKSFKAEFQALLRVSMRKDVLLLLPIFWAAYFNQYSGNFQSYYFGVRARALIGFVSNFGTLLSSQIISMLLDHKKFSVKKRINIGFYYVIAWHVIAWVYGWVIQEKYTRNPPAYDWEDKGFVEGFFVLLLWDFARQALQNWLYYLLATKTDNISELARFSGILRGQESFSQAISFGINTQKWKGGRVPLAINTALLVLAVYPTWLVVRDHVPIEEDQIATVEEQSQTGEIAETRLSSDERKEFAIGQTGLGRDAKM, from the exons ATGGCTGAAGAATCACCCAAGTCTGCGCCTGCAGACGTCCAGGACGTGGTCTCCGAGGAGGCGGCTGTCAAGCGTGTGTGGTATCACAGCACCCTCTTCAATGCCTTCGTGATCGGAGGAGTCG GCTTCATGGCCCCCGGCCTGTGGAACGCAATGAACGCCCTCGGCGCAGGCGGAGCCCAGGAACCgttcctcgtcaacgccgccaacgccctcGTGTTCGGGCTCATGGGCTTCCTCTGCCTTTTCGGTGGGCCCATCGCAAACCGCATCGGGCTCTCGTGGACGCTTCTGTTGGGCGCCGTTGGTTACCCCCTTTACTCGGCCGGTCTCTACACCAACAACCGCTTCGGCAACGTCTGGTTCGTCCTTGTTGGAGCGGCCGCCTGCGGAATCTCTGCAGGCCTCTTCTGGGCGTCCGAAGGCGCCGTAGCCCTCGGGTACCCCGAGCCATCAAAGCGCGGCAAATACATGAACA TCTGGCTTTGGTTCAGAACGGGTGGCCCTCTTGTTGGCGGTGCCATCGTCTTGGCCCTGAACAACAATGCCGCCGCGAAGACGAAGGGTAAGGTCGGTTCCCAGACCTACCTGGTCTTCATTGCGCTCCAATGCATGAGTGTCCCTCTCGCCcttgctctctctcctcccgAGAAGGTCCAACGCTCCGATGGCAGCAAGGTCatcatcaaggccgagaaaTCCTTCAAGGCCGAGTTTCAAGCGCTGCTCCGCGTCTCGATGCGAAAGgacgtcctcctccttctaCCGATCTTCTGGGCCGCCTACTTCAACCAGTACAGCGGAAACTTCCAGTCGTACTACTTCGGcgtccgcgcccgcgccctcaTCGGCTTCGTCAGCAACTTTGGCACCCTCCTCTCGTCGCAGATCATCAGCATGCTCCTAGACCACAAGAAGTTCAGCGTCAAGAAGCGCATCAATATCGGCTTCTACTACGTCATCGCGTGGCACGTTATCGCCTGGGTTTACGGTTGGGTCATCCAGGAGAAGTACACTCGCAACCCCCCCGCCTATGACTGGGAGGATAAGGGCTTCGTTGAGGGCTTCTTCGTGCTCCTGCTGTGGGACTTTGCCCGCCAAGCGCTCCAGAACTGGCTGTACTACCTCTTGGCCACCAAGACGGACAACATCTCCGAGCTCGCGCGCTTCTCGGGCATCTTGCGAGGCCAGGAGAGCTTCTCTCAGGCCATTTCGTTCGGCATCAACACCCAGAAGTGGAAGGGAGGACGAGTTCCGTTGGCTATTAACACTGCTCTTTTGG TTTTGGCCGTCTACCCCACGTGGCTTGTTGTCAGAGACCATGTCCCCATCGAGGAAGACCAGATTGCAACCGTTGAAGAGCAGTCGCAGACGGGTGAGATCGCCGAGACAAGGTTGTCTTCTGACGAGAGGAAGGAGTTTGCCATTGGCCAGACAGGTCTCGGAAGAGACGCGAAGATGTAA
- a CDS encoding Putative flavin monooxygenase, FAD/NAD(P)-binding domain superfamily, which translates to MAPRYSSIAVIGAGPSGISAVKALSEENTFDRIQLFDRRERIGGTWIYDEEPEPFSPFSSQPVREIPATLPQSTPPAAENVTARTGLYPSLDSNVGSQVMAFTYKPFPSVNSATSIGRFGKGNPTHPHAQVAGYIEEIAEPFSHLFTFNTHVERVEKVGKQWQLTLRKTQHYLKHEKRDYWWQDTFDAVVVATAHYGVPYVPNIPGLKETSAALPQRFEHSKAYRSPEDYVNKKVVVVGGNVSASDTVSEIHNIVSGPLYLSQRGYNEILKDAWELPNVVRKPQITRVSVGPDRLIKVTFADGTEADGIEKVHFGTGYRLSYPFLRPDPVTPSGRLSGFYQHVFNVTDPSLTIVGQVKGALSFRVYEYQAVAVARYYANRGGGLPSPREQDEWEVKRLQYKGPTSQFHEIKPDFKEYFEFLRGVAGPPAPGTDAYELPAWQDDWALLGFGVLALKQKWWRELKEKEEKKQIQAKL; encoded by the exons atgGCCCCGCGATACTCTAGCattgccgtcatcggcgctGGTCCGTCTGGCATCTCGGCAGTCAAGGCCCTCAGCGAAGAAAACACGTTTGATCGGATCCAGCTTTTCGACAGAAGAGAGCGAATTGGCGGGACATG GATATATGATGAGGAGCCAGAGCCCTTTTCGCCCTTTTCAAGCCAGCCTGTGAGAGAGATACCAGCAACGCTCCCGCAGTCAACACCGCCCGCTGCCGAGAACGTCACCGCTCGAACCGGCCTCTACCCGTCTCTGGACAGCAATGTGGGATCCCAAGTCATGGCCTTCACCTATAAGCCCTTCCCGTCGGTAAACTCGGCCACGTCCATCGGTCGCTTCGGCAAGGGCAACCCGACGCATCCTCACGCGCAGGTCGCGGGGTACATCGAAGAGATCGCGGAGCCCTTCTCGCACCTATTTACTTTCAACACGCACGTCGAGCGCGTCGAAAAGGTCGGCAAGCAGTGGCAGCTGACGCTGAGGAAGACCCAGCACTACCTCAAGCACGAGAAGAGAGACTACTGGTGGCAAGATACCTTTGATGCGGTCGTCGTGGCCACCGCCCATTACGGTGTGCCGTATGTGCCGAACATACCGGGCCTGAAGGAGACGTCTGCTGCCTTGCCGCAGAGATTCGAGCATTCCAAAGCATACAGATCCCCGGAAGACTACGTGAACAAG AAAGTTGTTGTggtcggcggcaacgtctcTGCTTCGGACACGGTTTCCGAAATCCACAACATCGTCTCTGGCCCTCTTTACCTCTCACAGCGGGGCTACAACGAAATCCTGAAAGACGCATGGGAGCTTCCGAACGTGGTGAGGAAGCCCCAGATCACGCGAGTCTCCGTGGGCCCGGACCGGCTCATCAAAGTGACCTTCGCGGACGGCACGGAGGCCGACGGTATAGAAAAGGTCCACTTCGGCACGGGGTACCGCCTGTCCTACCCGTTCCTGCGTCCGGACCCCGTGACGCCCAGCGGCCGCCTCTCGGGTTTCTACCAGCACGTCTTCAACGTCACAGACCCGTCGCTCACGATCGTCGGACAGGTCAAGGGGGCGCTCTCGTTCCGCGTGTACGAGTACCAGGCCGTCGCGGTGGCGCGCTACTACGCCAAccggggcggcgggctgccctcgccgcgcGAGCAGGACGAGTGGGAGGTGAAGCGGCTGCAGTACAAGGGGCCCACATCGCAGTTCCACGAGATCAAGCCGGATTTCAAGGAGTATTTCGAGTTTCTGCGCGGTGTTGCTGGGCCACCCGCGCCGGGCACCGATGCGTACGAGTTGCCCGCGTGGCAGGACGACTGGGCGTTGCTTGGTTTCGGCGTGTTGGCGCTGAAGCAGAAATGGTGGAGGGAactgaaggagaaggaagaaaagaagcagaTCCAGGCTAAGCTGTAA
- a CDS encoding Putative extracellular membrane protein, CFEM has product MSGYPLCATDCIAEALPQSSCIGEDLACLCADVRFNGQVEACVTAACTVKESLIVANTTWTSCGFPLADNTALPRFLAGFLFLLPALFILARLLNKKINPSPWGADDTCIMFAFVRWARIFNFHYPNTSQAFTLAMMPMIYRRESSIPVTTKLFSTDQGSVLALGLGKDIWTLQPHEIIDFLKILFVTELVYTTTIALIKASILFFFLRIFPSMLFRKAVWATLGLNAASALVYFILIFVQCRPLSVYWLGWDGEHPGVCVNFDVLVLWHAGFNILLDVWMLILPLTQLYKLNFGLKRKIGVMLIFSVGILRSLTAVTCIRVPTLIHYATVNNITSEALWVYVWTLAELDVGVSVACMPAAGQLLRRLFGKVDRGTENSGSPVLSAPTSEMAASPKKSSEVRDILLSSSAKSVSTQRGKV; this is encoded by the exons ATGTCCGGCTACCCTCTATGCGCG ACGGATTGCATTGCTGAAGCTCTGCCGCAATCCTCTTGCATAGGAGAGGACCTAGCTTGTCTCTGTGCAGACGTTAGATTTAACGGACAAGTTGAGGCGTGTGTGACTGCTGCTTGTACTGTCAAAGAGAGTCTCA TTGTCGCCAACACGACGTGGACGAGTTGCGGGTTTCCGCTTGCCGACAACACGGCCCTTCCGCGGTTTCTCGCCGGTTTTCTCTTCTTATTGCCTGCTCTGTTTATCCTGGCTCGTCTGTTGAACAAGAAAATCAATCCATCTCCGTGGGGCGCCGATGACACTTGCATCATGTTTGCATTCGTACGTTGGGCACGCATCTTCAACTTTCATTACCCTAACACTAGTCAGGCATTCACACTCGCCATGATGCCTATGATTTACCGCCGTGAGTCTAGCATACCTGTTACAACCAAGCTATTTTCCACTGACCAAGGATCAGTTTTGGCTCTTGGACTCGGCAAGGATATATGGACACTGCAGCCGCACGAAATCATTGACTTTCTCAAG ATCCTGTTTGTGACCGAACTGGTTTACACAACAACTATCGCGTTGATCAAAGCCTCAATACTGTTCTTTTTTCTCCGCATCTTTCCATCTATGCTATTCCGCAAGGCCGTATGGGCCACGCTGGGGTTGAACGCTGCATCCGCCCTGGTGTATTTTATTCTCATTTTTGTTCAGTGCCGTCCGTTGTCAGTTTACTGGCTCGGATGGGACGGCGAACACCCAGGCGTTTGCGTGAACTTTGATGTACTGGTTCTGTGGCATGCCGGCTTCAACATTCTTTTGGATGTCTGGATGCTTATCTTACCACTGACACAGCTATACAAGCTCAACTTCGGACTGAAGAGAAAGATTGGAGTCATGTTGATATTCAGTGTGGGGATCTT AAGAAGCCTCACCGCAGTCACTTGTATTCGGGTTCCTACTTTGATTCATTACGCGACCGTCAACAATATCACCT CCGAGGCTCTGTGGGTGTACGTTTGGACCCTAGCCGAGCTTGATGTCGGGGTTTCGGTGGCCTGCATGCCTGCCGCTGGCCAGCTCCTGAGAAGACTGTTTGGCAAAGTGGACAGAGGCACTGAAAATTCGGGGTCGCCTGTCCTCTCGGCTCCCACGTCAGAGATGGCTGCTTCGCCCAAAAAAAGCTCAGAAGTTCGGGATATCTTGCTTAGTTCATCGGCAAAATCGGTTTCGACGCAGAGAGGAAAAGTGTAA
- a CDS encoding Putative major facilitator, sugar transporter, major facilitator superfamily, translated as MVLFSSSEPKAAPAAVEMDPEVTRRMSMADVDAAGLATEAANATEAELGMGLMQSIRLYPKAVFWSLFFSTAVIMEGFDKTLIGNLYAYDVFQRKFGERQPNGSYELTAAWQAGLSNGALVGEITGLFLNGIIAERFGYRKTMIGGLIAVTAFVFIIFFSESLVQLLIGEILIGIPWGIFQTLTVTYASEVCPTHLRAYLTTYVNLCWVMGQLIASGVLRAMIQRTDEWGYKIPFALQWMWPVPLIIGIFFAPESPWWLVRKERLEDAKASLLRLTSRNQQQQGFNPDETVSMMVHTNELEKAAQSGTTYGDCFKGIDLRRTEIVCCVWAIQTLCGSTFMGYSTYFYQQAGMAKENSFSMSLGQYAIGAIGTVFSWFLMQHFGRRTLYLTGQAIMCAVLATIGFVSFAGRENVAAQWAIGSLLLVYTFFYDCTVGPVCYSLVSELSSTRLRTKTVVLARNLYNITGIVTNILTPLMLNPSAWNWGAKSGLFWAASCFICFVWTWFRLPEPRGRTYGELEVLFEQHLPARKFRKTEVAGLTRGAHHDDKLSEKEAEAGVSEIEKTASS; from the exons ATGGTGCTCTTCAGCTCATCCGAGCCCAAGGCggctcccgccgccgtcgagatggaCCCCGAGGTCACGCGGCGCATGTccatggccgacgtcgacgccgccggcctggccaccgaggccgccaacgcgaccgaggccgagctcggcATGGGCCTCATGCAGTCCATCCGGCTGTATCCCAAGGCCGTCTTCTGGTCGCTCTTCTTCAgcaccgccgtcatcatggaGGGCTTCGACAAGACGCTCATCGGCAACCTCTACGCCTACGACGTCTTCCAGCGCAAGTTCGGCGAGCGCCAGCCCAACGGCTCCTACGAGCTGACGGCCGCCTGGCAGGCCGGCCTCAGcaacggcgccctcgtcggcgagatcACCGGCCTATTCCTcaacggcatcatcgccgagcgCTTCGGCTACCGCAAGACCATGATCGGcggcctcatcgccgtcacggcctttGTCTTCATTatcttcttctccgagtCACTCGTCCAGCTCCTGATCGGAGAGATCCTCATCGGTATTCCCTGGGGCATCTTCCAGACCTTGACCGTCACCTACGCCTCCGAGGTCTGTCCCACCCATCTGCGGGCGTACCTT ACAACCTACGTCAACCTCTGCTGGGTCATGGGCCAGCTCATCGCCAGCGGCGTCCTCCGGGCAATGATTCAGCGCACCGACGAATGGGGCTACAAAATCCCCTTCGCGCTGCAGTGGATGTGGCCCGTCcccctcatcatcggcatctttTTCGCCCCCGAGTCTCCGTGGTGGCTCGTCCGCAAGGAgcgcctcgaggacgccaaggCCTCGCTCCTGCGGCTGACGAGCCGCaaccaacagcagcagggcTTCAACCCGGACGAGACGGTCTCGATGATGGTCCACACCaacgagctcgagaaggcgGCCCAGAGCGGCACGACGTACGGCGACTGCTTCAAGGGCATCGACCTGCGCCGCACCGAGATCGTCTGCTGTGTCTGGGCCATCCAGACGCTCTGCGGTTCGACCTTTATGGGGTACTCGACCTACTTCTACCAGCAGGCCGGCATGGCCAAGGAGAACTCGTTCAGCATGTCCCTGGGCCAGTacgccatcggcgccatcggTACCGTCTTCTCATGGTTCCTGATGCAGCACTTTGGTCGGCGGACGCTCTACCTCACGGGCCAGGCCATCATGtgcgccgtcctcgccaccaTCGGCTTCGTCTCCTTCGCCGGCAGGGAAAACGTCGCCGCGCAGTGGGCCATCGGCAGCCTGCTGCTCGTCTACACCTTCTTCTACGACTGCACCGTCGGCCCCGTGTGCTACTCGCTCGTCTCGGAGCTCAGCTCGACGCGGCTCCGGACCAAGACGGTGGTGCTGGCGCGCAACCTGTACAATATCACGGGCATCGTCACCAACATCCTGACGCCACTAATGCTCAATCCATCGGCGTGGAACTGGGGTGCCAAGAGCGGCCTCTTCTGGGCCGCCAGCTGCTTCATCTGCTTTGTCTGGACCTGGTTCCGCCTGCCGGAGCCCAGGGGCCGCACCtacggcgagctcgaggtcctGTTCGAGCAGCAcctgccggcgaggaagttCCGCAAGACGGAAGTTGCCGGGTTGACGCGAGGAGCGCATCATGACGACAAGTTGTCGGAGaaggaagccgaggccggTGTCAGTGAGATTGAGAAGACAGCGTCATCATAG
- a CDS encoding Putative methyltransferase type 11, sterol methyltransferase, with translation MVGTIPEEGQMLLARDATFEKILHKGTSKTVGMSAMLKKDHEAQKAATDEYFRHWDNKSAQKETKEDRDARTADYASLTRQYYNLATDFYEYGFGQSFHFSRAAPGESFKQSITRHEHYLAHVIDIKKDMKVLDVGCGVGGPAREIAKFTGAYVTGLNINEYQVERASRYALKEKMDKQVQFVQADFMNIPFEDNTFDAVYAIEATVHAPSLEAVYSEIFRVLKPGGVFGVYEWVMTENYDDNDLRQRKIRIEIEQGDGIANMVKVTEALRAFEAAGFDILEHEDMAERPDPIPWYWPLDAGSWRHAQTMGDLMYTFRMTGLGRAVTHGFLGLMETLRLAPPGMMKMSDSLGVAADALVLGAKEKIFTPMYLMVGRKPVQKE, from the exons ATGGTTGGAACTATTCCTGAGGAGGGGCAAATGCTCCTTGCTCGCGACGCCACGTTCGAGAAGATCCTTCACAAGGGCACCTCCAAGACTGTCGGCATGTCAGCAATGCTGAAGAAGGATCACGAGGCACAGAAAGCGGCCACGGACGAGTACTTCAGACACTGGGACAACAAGAGCGCACAGAAGGAAACAAAGGAGGACAGAGAT GCCCGGACAGCGGATTATGCGTCCTTGACAAGACA GTACTACAACCTTGCCACCGACTTTTACGAATATGGCTTCGGCCAGAGCTTCCACTTCAGCCGCGCCGCGCCCGGCGAGTCGTTCAAACAGAGCATCACACGACATGAACACTACCTTGCCCACGTCATCGATATCAAGAAGGACATGAAGGTGTTGGATGTCGGATGTGGCGTCGGCGGACCGGCTAGAGAGATTGCCAAGTTCACGGGTGCCTACGTCACCGGCCTCAACATCAACGAGTACCAGGTGGAACGCGCCAGTAGATACGCGCTaaaggagaagatggacaAGCAGGTTCAGTTTGTCCAAGCAGACTTCATG AACATCCCCTTCGAAGACAACACCTTCGACGCAGTGTATGCCATCGAGGCCACCGTCCACGCGCCCTCCCTCGAGGCTGTATACTCTGAAATTTTCCGCGTCCTCAagcccggcggcgtcttTGGCGTCTACGAATGGGTCATGACGGAGAActacgacgacaacgacctCCGGCAGCGCAAGATCCGCATCGAGATCGAGCAGGGTgacggcatcgccaacatGGTCAAGGTCACGGAGGCGCTGCGCGCgttcgaggccgccggcttcgacatTCTCGAGCACGAGGACATGGCGGAGCGGCCGGACCCGATCCCGTGGTACTGGCCGCTTgacgccggcagctggaggCACGCGCAGACGATGGGCGACCTGATGTACACGTTCCGCATGACGGGCCTCGGGCGGGCCGTCACGCACGGCTTCCTCGGGCTCATGGAGACGCTGAGGCTTGCGCCGCCGGGCATGATGAAGATGTCGGACAGCCTgggcgttgccgccgacgcgcTGGTGCTGGGAGCCAAGGAAAAGATCTTCACTCCGATGTATCTCATGGTGGGCCGAAAGCCTGTTCAAAAGGAGTAA
- a CDS encoding Putative pectate lyase, pectin lyase/virulence factor, producing the protein MRINAPALLCAFASLATANPLDWLGIASWDVEGFAKDNPIGKTTGGKGGPTVTVTSVPELQTAVVGSDPKTIVLKGEFALPARLNIGSNKSLIGFKNTAHITGKGLNVYNATNVIVQNLKISFILDNDCITIRNSTRVWVDHNEFTSDISQGPDLYDGQVDIIRASDWITVSWNYFHDHWKSSLVGNDPTFRALDSGHLHVSYHHNHWKNMGTRGPAGRFGTQHIYNNLYEDFLYQAIHSRSDNQVLVEGNVFRGKTREALSTYGLVIPEDSPNTCVCGDEELDGFANLGSPNDWGRAGVNITQKGTFYKAPYKFKLTPLPLLAPIIKLGAGVGRV; encoded by the exons ATGAGAATCAACGCCCCTGCCCTCCTCTGCGCCTTCGCGAGCCTGGCCACAGCCAACCCTCTCGACTGGCTCGGCATCGCCTCCTGGGATGTCGAGGGCTTCGCTAAAGATAACCCCATCGGCAAGaccaccggcggcaagggcggccCGACCGTGACCGTCACGAGCGTCCCCGAGCTCCagacggccgtcgtcggcagcgacCCCAAGACCATCGTCCTCAAGGGCGAGTTCGCCCTGCCTGCGCGCCTCAACATCGGCTCCAACAAGAGCCTCATCGGCTTCAAGAACACGGCGCATATCACCGGCAAGGGCCTGAACGTGTACAACGCCACCAACGTGATCGTGCAGAACCTCAAGATCAGCTTCATCTTGGACAACGACTGCATCACCATCCGCAACTCTACCCGGGTTTGGGTTGACCACAACGAGTTCACCTCGGATATCTCCCAGGGTCCTGACTTATAC GACGGTCAGGTTGACATCATCCGCGCCTCGGACTGGATCACGGTCTCGTGGAACTACTTCCACGACCACTGGAAGTCCTCTCTCGTCGGCAACGATCCCACCTTCCGCGCCCTTGACTCGGGCCACCTCCACGTCAGCTACCACCACAACCACTGGAAGAACATGGGCACCCGCGGCCCCGCCGGCCGCTTCGGCACCCAGCACATCTACAACAATCTCTACGAGGACTTCCTCTACCAGGCCATCCACTCCCGCTCCGACAaccaggtcctcgtcgagggcaacgTGTTCCGCGGCAAGACGCGCGAGGCCCTGAGCACGTACGGCCTCGTCATCCCCGAGGACTCCCCCAACACCTGCGTGTGCGGCGATGAGGAGCTGGACGGGTTCGCCAACCTGGGCTCTC CCAACGACTGGGGTCGAGCTGGTGTCAACATTACCCAGAAGGGCACCTTTTACAAGGCCCCGTACAAGTTCAAGCTgacccctctcccccttcttgcTCCGATCATCAAGCTTGGTGCCGGTGTGGGCCGCGTCTAA